A section of the Oryza sativa Japonica Group chromosome 1, ASM3414082v1 genome encodes:
- the LOC9270828 gene encoding uncharacterized protein, with translation MRAITGAVLSSKPCSLAKAARILDLFADSAASNLPSSDAATYLHTAADATKNHHRFRLDLLNYYHRGDTASASDKKKRKRSEDHHQAATHVKQEQEAQQVAFAADLVAEEETDKETSKKNRKKKKHESQQENARDVKQNGGAPEQRFASPEKKRNKKNHPEEEEVKTVVKGIIVSAGDSVATEKKRKKKRERADDTDNDKEQVEHTRKKPRNRS, from the coding sequence ATGAGGGCGATCACCGGCGCCGTCCTCTCCTCCAAGCCCTGCTCGCTCGCCAAGGCCGCCCGCATCCTCGACCTCTTCGCCGACTCCGCCGCCTCCAACCTCCCCTcctccgacgccgccacctacctccacaccgccgccgacgccaccaaAAACCACCACCGCTTCCGCCTCGACCTACTCAACTACTACCACCGtggggatactgcctccgcctccgacaagaagaagaggaagcgtTCAGAGGACCATCACCAAGCAGCCACTCATGTGAAGCAGGAGCAGGAGGCACAACAAGTGGCCTTCGCTGCTGATCTCGTcgcggaagaagaaacggacAAGGAGACGAGCAAGAAGaacaggaagaagaagaagcatgaGAGTCAGCAAGAGAATGCAAGGGATGTGAAACAAAACGGTGGTGCTCCCGAGCAAAGATTTGCCAGCCCGGAGAAGAAAAGGAACAAAAAGAATCATCCGGAAGAGGAAGAGGTGAAGACAGTTGTGAAAGGGATAATAGTTAGTGCTGGTGATTCTGTAGCCActgagaaaaagagaaaaaagaagagggagagagctgATGATACCGACAACGACAAAGAGCAAGTAGAGCATACAAGGAAGAAGCCGCGGAATCGGTCCTGA
- the LOC4326150 gene encoding uncharacterized protein, protein MNAMDEEEQEQPPQRYWFPYWTSPPPPPPPPPPPPSSSRYRPPSPPSSRHPHPTIPAARAAPPLGPTNRRLHQQPPPPASRDGRHEPPPKPKDVVVIPTDTVLHHKQPPPTHHHQHQQHKVKDQEEKKGDLRKDLKAGLAGMLSAASHGQQGTSIITLAGDNKGASMKISSPAPGSKGAGDDKRSSADGKGGVKAMINSNVQSINNSLLLHSSCSGGDLGVHLKLKLSSNSKSKSKTKSKEKQQHNVVADTSNKEKKPDSSQEKKEAGTSAAKPNKPSAAAKGNKPAGAANK, encoded by the coding sequence ATGAACGCCATGGATGAGGAGGAGCAAGAGCAGCCTCCCCAGCGCTACTGGTTCCCGTACTGGACCAgccctccaccgcctccgccgccgccaccgccaccgccctccaGCTCCAGGTACAGGCCGCCGTCACCTCCCTCATCGCGCCATCCCCACCCAACCATCCCAGCTGCCCGCGCCGCACCACCGCTCGGGCCAACCAACCGCCGCTTGCatcagcagccgccgccaccagcaagCAGAGATGGTCGTCACGAGCCTCCTCCCAAGCCCAAGGACGTCGTCGTCATCCCCACCGACACCGTACTGCATCACAAACAACCACCACCCACGCATCAtcatcagcatcagcagcacAAGGTGAAAGAtcaggaggagaagaagggcgACCTGCGCAAGGACCTCAAGGCGGGGCTCGCCGGCATGCTCAGCGCCGCCTCCCACGGCCAGCAAGGGACAAGCATCATCACGCTGGCCGGCGACAACAAGGGCGCATCCATGAAGATATCCTCCCCCGCCCCAGGCAGCaagggcgccggcgacgacaagAGAAGCAGTGCGGATGGCAAGGGGGGCGTGAAGGCGATGATCAACAGCAACGTGCAGTCCATCAACAACTCGCTGCTTCTCCACAGCtcctgcagcggcggcgacctcgggGTGCACCTCAAGCTCAAGCTCTCCTCAAACTCCAAGTCCAAGTCCAAGACCAAGAGCAAGGAGAAGCAGCAGCATAATGTCGTCGCCGATACCAGCAACAAGGAGAAGAAGCCCGATAGCAGCCAGGAGAAGAAGGAGGCTGGTACCAGCGCCGCCAAACCCAACAAGCCATCCGCCGCTGCCAAAGGCAACAAGCCCGCCGGTGCAGCTAACAAGTGA